The following proteins are encoded in a genomic region of Arachis stenosperma cultivar V10309 chromosome 4, arast.V10309.gnm1.PFL2, whole genome shotgun sequence:
- the LOC130973053 gene encoding receptor-like cytoplasmic kinase 176 isoform X2 — protein sequence MIVAVKRLNLDGLQGHKEWLAEINYLGQLQHPNLVKLIGYCLEDDHRLLVYEFMPKGSVENHLFRRGSYFQPFSWNLRMKIALGAARGLAFLHSPEVQVIYRDFKTANILLDTNYNAKLSDFGLARDGPTGDRSHVSTRVMGTRGYAAPEYLATGHLTSKSDVYSFGVVLLEMISGRKAIDKNQPTGEHNLVEWAKPYLSNKRRVFRVMDPRLEGQYSQSRAQAAAALAMQCLAVEPKARPNMDEVVKALEQLQESKDSHKRSTNPKEHHTRGSSHLNGRHAPGKGSADAPKMASAYPRPSVSLLQ from the exons ATGATTGTTGCCGTGAAGAGGCTTAACCTAGATGGGCTCCAGGGTCACAAGGAATGGTTG GCTGAAATCAACTATCTGGGGCAACTTCAGCATCCTAATCTTGTCAAGTTGATAGGATACTGCTTGGAGGATGACCACCGGCTTCTGGTTTATGAATTTATGCCTAAGGGTAGCGTCGAGAATCATCTGTTCAGAA GAGGTTCCTATTTCCAGCCATTCTCTTGGAATTTGCGAATGAAAATCGCTCTTGGGGCTGCACGAGGTCTTGCTTTTCTGCATAGTCCAGAAGTTCAAGTCATATACCGCGACTTTAAGACTGCAAACATCCTCCTTGATACT AATTACAATGCGAAACTTTCTGATTTCGGGTTGGCCAGAGATGGTCCAACAGGTGATAGAAGCCATGTCTCTACTCGGGTCATGGGAACACGGGGATATGCGGCGCCCGAGTATCTAGCAACAG GTCACCTCACCTCTAAGAGTGATGTGTATAGTTTTGGAGTAGTTCTTCTCGAAATGATATCAGGGAGAAAAGCAATAGACAAGAACCAACCAACTGGAGAGCACAACTTAGTTGAATGGGCCAAGCCTTATCTGTCGAATAAACGCAGAGTTTTTCGTGTAATGGATCCTCGTCTTGAAGGCCAATATTCCCAGAGTCGAGCACAGGCAGCAGCCGCCCTTGCAATGCAATGTCTTGCGGTTGAGCCTAAGGCCAGGCCGAATATGGACGAAGTGGTAAAAGCATTGGAGCAGCTTCAGGAATCAAAAGACTCGCACAAAAGAAGCACTAATCCGAAAGAGCATCACACGCGTGGTTCCAGCCATCTCAATGGCCGTCATGCTCCTGGCAAAGGCAGTGCAGATGCTCCCAAAATGGCCTCGGCTTATCCACGGCCCTCAGTTTCTCTTCTTCAGTGA
- the LOC130973053 gene encoding probable serine/threonine-protein kinase PBL11 isoform X1, producing MGACWSNRIKAINPSNTGFTSRSVSRNGHDISSSSRNSSASITVPPRSEGEILQSSNLKNFSYNELRAATKNFRPDSVLGEGGFGSVFKGWIDEHSLAATKPGIGMIVAVKRLNLDGLQGHKEWLAEINYLGQLQHPNLVKLIGYCLEDDHRLLVYEFMPKGSVENHLFRRGSYFQPFSWNLRMKIALGAARGLAFLHSPEVQVIYRDFKTANILLDTNYNAKLSDFGLARDGPTGDRSHVSTRVMGTRGYAAPEYLATGHLTSKSDVYSFGVVLLEMISGRKAIDKNQPTGEHNLVEWAKPYLSNKRRVFRVMDPRLEGQYSQSRAQAAAALAMQCLAVEPKARPNMDEVVKALEQLQESKDSHKRSTNPKEHHTRGSSHLNGRHAPGKGSADAPKMASAYPRPSVSLLQ from the exons ATGGGTGCTTGTTGGAGCAACCGGATTAAGGCTATTAATCCTTCCAACACAG GGTTCACTTCTAGAAGTGTCAGCAGGAATGGACATGACATCAGTTCAAGTAGCAGGAACTCCTCTGCCTCCATAACTGTCCCTCCTCGAAGTGAGGGTGAGATATTACAGTCATCTAATTTGAAAAACTTTAGCTACAATGAACTAAGAGCCGCCACAAAGAATTTCCGGCCGGATAGTGTCTTAGGCGAGGGAGGGTTTGGTTCAGTTTTTAAGGGATGGATTGATGAGCATTCACTGGCTGCTACAAAACCAGGCATAGGAATGATTGTTGCCGTGAAGAGGCTTAACCTAGATGGGCTCCAGGGTCACAAGGAATGGTTG GCTGAAATCAACTATCTGGGGCAACTTCAGCATCCTAATCTTGTCAAGTTGATAGGATACTGCTTGGAGGATGACCACCGGCTTCTGGTTTATGAATTTATGCCTAAGGGTAGCGTCGAGAATCATCTGTTCAGAA GAGGTTCCTATTTCCAGCCATTCTCTTGGAATTTGCGAATGAAAATCGCTCTTGGGGCTGCACGAGGTCTTGCTTTTCTGCATAGTCCAGAAGTTCAAGTCATATACCGCGACTTTAAGACTGCAAACATCCTCCTTGATACT AATTACAATGCGAAACTTTCTGATTTCGGGTTGGCCAGAGATGGTCCAACAGGTGATAGAAGCCATGTCTCTACTCGGGTCATGGGAACACGGGGATATGCGGCGCCCGAGTATCTAGCAACAG GTCACCTCACCTCTAAGAGTGATGTGTATAGTTTTGGAGTAGTTCTTCTCGAAATGATATCAGGGAGAAAAGCAATAGACAAGAACCAACCAACTGGAGAGCACAACTTAGTTGAATGGGCCAAGCCTTATCTGTCGAATAAACGCAGAGTTTTTCGTGTAATGGATCCTCGTCTTGAAGGCCAATATTCCCAGAGTCGAGCACAGGCAGCAGCCGCCCTTGCAATGCAATGTCTTGCGGTTGAGCCTAAGGCCAGGCCGAATATGGACGAAGTGGTAAAAGCATTGGAGCAGCTTCAGGAATCAAAAGACTCGCACAAAAGAAGCACTAATCCGAAAGAGCATCACACGCGTGGTTCCAGCCATCTCAATGGCCGTCATGCTCCTGGCAAAGGCAGTGCAGATGCTCCCAAAATGGCCTCGGCTTATCCACGGCCCTCAGTTTCTCTTCTTCAGTGA